In Anaerococcus prevotii DSM 20548, the genomic window TATGAACCAAACTAATGATCAAATTAATTATGTATTCGGCGCATCTCCTCAAGATAAGTCTTTAGCTCGTGATTTACTTAATAGAGAAAGTAATGTTATTTTATTTGATGAATTTGATAAGATGCATCCATTATTTTATCAAGCTTTTTATCAGATGTTTGATGAAGGTATTTATGAAGATAAAAATTATAATGTTAATCTTGAGAATAGTATTATAATATGCACTTCAAACTTTAGGAACGAAGATGAAATAAGGAGTACTGTTGGTGCACCTATATTTAGTCGATTTGATGATTTTATTGAGTTTAAGCCATTAGACATAGGAAGTGTAACAGAATTAGTTCTAATTAATTATAGCGAGATTGTAAACAAGCTTGATTATGAAGATAAAAGAATTATAGAAAACTTAAATACTTTATCAAAATTATTATCAGAGTCTAATGGTTTAAAAAATGCTAGGTCTATAAATAAATGGGTTAAGAATGTTATAATGCAAGTATTAATTAAAAGTCATGATATACACAAATAGATATCATTAGAATGAAAAAAATTAGGAAGGATTAACTTCTTACCTTTTCTTATTCCCCCTATTCAAAACTCAAGAGCAATTTTCAACCCTAATCAATCATATAAAAAATAAACTCACCCACAATCCAATAAATAAAAGCTTGTAGGTGGGTTTTTATAATGATTATTTTAGATTGTGCCGGTATAAATTTTGGTAATATCTTAAGGAGGAGTCTTATACCGGATGTTTTTATATAAAGTTATTAATTAGCTGGGTTTTTTATAAGAAAACCATATGCTTATTAGAGTTAGTCGATTCATTAGCTTGAGATTTTAACATTACTTAGTTTTAACTAGCTATATCATAAGAAAGGTATTGTAAAGGTTGTTTGATATAATCCTAAATATTTATTAGTGTAGTTTTAAGAAGTAATCACTTTAGATAATAGCTTGTATTAATAGATTCTGATTCTAGTTTTACCGCAATTTTCTTATTATTTTTCTTTCTTATATAAGCCAGTTTATTATTATATTTAATTTTATCCTATATTTGGAGTTTTTTTATTATTAACTCCAAAATTCATTAGCTATACCTTTACCTGCTTAATATTTCCTCACTTTTATCCAAAGCTATTTTATTTTAATTTCCATTTGACACAACCAAATACCCCGGTACCATAACATATAGAGATATTTCTATATGAGGTGGATTATGAGTGTTGATTATGAAAATTTATCTAAAAAGCTAAGGGTGATTTCTGATCCTAAGAGGCTTAAGATTATTGATATGTTATCTTGTGATGAGCTTTGTGCTTGTGAGATACTTGAGAAATTTGATATTACTCAGCCTACCTTATCCTATGACATGAGAAAGCTCGAAGAAGCGGGGCTTGTTACTAGCAGAAGAGAGGGTAAGAATACTTTCTACTCTTTAGATAAGGAAAGTTTGGATGAGATTGAGGATAGCTTAAAGCTTATATTTCATATTCAAGATGATTGTATTTGCAAGGAGTAAATCCAAAGCAAATATTTTTTACTCTAACATATAGAAGTATTTAAATATATCTATATGTATTTTCGCATATAGGTTGAACTTAGATTAAGGAGGATTTTATGAAGAAGATGTATATATATGAAGGCCCTATGTGTTGTTCAACAGGTGTATGTGGACCAAGTCCAGATGAGGAACTTATGAGAGTGTCTAGCCTAGTTGATAAGCTTACTAAAAGTGGAGCTAGCATTGAAAGATATAACCTAACTAACAATACTAATGAGTTTGTGGAAAACAAAACTATTAATAGTCTCTTAGAAGAAAAGGGTGAAGATATCCTACCAGTTGTAATAGTGGATGATGAAGTTGTTATGACGGGCAAGTACCCTAGCAATGAAGAGTTCTATGAAATGTTATTTTTAGCTGATGAAGCCAAGGAAGAGACAGATAGTGACAGTGGATCTTGTTGTTCTGGCGGAGGATGCTGCTGCTAATAACAATAAGGAAAAGAAAGTGAGTCTAAATGAAACAATTTGATATCAAGGAAATTGACTTAACTAAATACTTATTTTTCACAGGAAAGGGAGGAGTCGGCAAGACTTCTACTGCCTGTGCTAGTGCAATAAGTCTAGCTGATGAGGGCAATGAAGTCCTATTAATTAGTACTGACCCTGCTTCAAACCTTCAAGATGTTTTTGAAACTGAGCTTGATAACAAGGGTGTGAGGATAGAAGGTGTGGATGGACTTACTGTAGCCAACCTAGATCCTATAGAAGCTGCCAATGAGTATAAGGAAAGTGTAGTTGGTCCCTACAGAGGAAAGTTACCTAAGAGTGTAATAGAAAATATGGAAGAGCAATTATCTGGATCTTGTACTGTAGAGATAGCTGCTTTTAATGAATTTTCTAAGTTTATAACTGATGCTGACCTAAAGGACAAATATGATTATATAATATTTGACACAGCACCAACAGGCCACACCCTAAGGATGCTCCAACTTCCTTCGGCTTGGACGAGCTTTATCAGCGAATCCACCCACGGAGCTTCATGCCTAGGTCAATTATCAGGTCTAGAAGATGAGAAGGAAACATACAAGTATGCTGTGGATACCCTAGCTGATGGTAAACTTACAAGTCTAGTATTAGTTGCAAGACCTGAGGAGACTCCTCTACTTGAAGCAAATAGAGCCTCTTACGAGCTCGCAGAATTAGGTATTAACAATCAAATCCTTATCATAAATGGCCTATTAAGTGGCCATGATGATGAAGTATCAGAAGCTTTTTATAAAAAGCAAAAAGAATCTTTAGATAAGATGCCAGAAGGCATTAAGGATCTTAAAACTTTCTTTATTCCACTTAGGGGATACAACTTAAACAGTATCGAAAATTTAAGATCCCTTCTGGTTGAGGATAAGGAAAATACTAGTGATGTAGACCTTAATATAGGAGAAATTCCAAGGCTAAAAGATATTATAGATGACTTATATAAGAATAAGAAAAAAGTTATCTTTACCATGGGAAAGGGCGGTGTAGGAAAGACCACGATGGCATCTGCTATCGCCAAGGGCCTTACCGCTAAGGGAGAGAAGGTCCATCTAACTACAACCGATCCAGCTAACCACTTGACTGGTATGATTCGTGAAGACGACTTATTAACTATAAGCCATATAGATGAAGAAGAAGAGCTTAAAAAATACCAAGAAGAAGTTCTAGAAAATGCTAGAAAAACCATGTCTGATGAAGACTTGGAGTATATAAAAGAAGATTTAAGATCACCATGTACCCAAGAGATTGCTGTATTTAGAGCCTTTGCGGATGTGGTTGATAGAGCAGATGATGAGATTGTTGTAATCGATACAGCCCCAACAGGACATACACTTCTGCTCCTAGATTCTACAGAATCCTATAACAAAGAGATAGAGAAGAACCAAGGCAATGTCCCAGAATCAGCAAAGAAACTTCTCCCTAGACTAAAAAATAGTGATGAAACAGAAGTCCTAATTGTAACCCTTGCTGAGCCAACTCCATTCTATGAGTCTCAAAGACTTGAAGAAGACCTAAAAAGAGCGGGAATTTATAGCAAGTGGTGGATTATAAATTCATCTATATATAAGACTGGCTCTAGGAACAAGACTCTACAAGCCAAGGCTAATAGTGAGATAGAATGGATAAAAAAGATTGATGATCGTACAGACGGAAACTTCACAATAATCCCATGGTCAAGTGATGAGATTAAGGGATCTAGTTTAGATAAATTAATTAAGTAGGTAGATATGACAGAAAAAACAAAAGTTGCCTTTATATGCGTTCACAATTCTTGCAGGTCTCAGATAGCTGAGGCCCTTGGCAAGAAATTTGATGGAGATAAAATAGATTTCTATTCTGCAGGAACTGAGCTAGTCCCTCAGATAAACCAAGATGCAGTAAGGCTTATGAAAGAAATACACGGGATTGATATGGAAGAAAGCCAGTATTCCAAACTTATAGATGACCTACCAGAGGTTGACTATGTCATCTCTATGGGTTGCAATGTGGTATGCCCATTCCTTCCATTTAAATACAAAAAGTATGACTGGGGAATAGAAGACCCTACTGGTAAGTCTGACGAAGAGTTTGTCAAGGTAATAGACGAAATCGAAGGAAAATTAAAGGACTTAATCAGTGAAATAGATGAGGAGTTAGCTTAATGAAAAAACAAGAAGATATAAGCTTTTTTGAAAGAAATCTTACATTTTGGGTCTTGATATGCATGGTTATAGGTGTTTTAATTGGACGCTTTATACCTGCTATTCCAGAGACTTTGGGAGAGTTTGAGTTTTACAATGTATCTATTCCAACAACCATACTTCTTTGGATCATGATATATCCAATGATGTTAAAGATTGATTTTAATAGTATAAAAAATATCAAAAACAATCCTAAGGGACTCTTTATAACCTGGATTGCCAACTGGATTATCAAACCCTTTACTATGTATCTAATAGCTAGATTATTTTTCTTTGGTATTTACAAAAATATCATTAGTGGAGATCTAGCATCAGAGTACCTAGCAGGAGCAGTTTTATTAGGAGCAGCTCCATGTACGGCCATGGTATTTGTTTGGAGTAAGTTAACAAGAGGTAATAGTGCCTATACCCTAGTTCAAGTGGCGAGCAATGATTTAATTTTGCTATTGGCCTATATTCCAATAGTAAGCTTCTTACTAAAGAGGGGCAATATCAATATACCTTGGGGGACCCTACTTTTATCAATCGTACTATTTATAGTAGTGCCTCTTATATTTAGTATCTTAACAAGAAGGCGTGTAATAAAAAATAAGGGTGAAGATTACTTAAATAATGTATTTATCCCATCATTTGATAAGTATACTATGGTTGGGTTATTACTAACTTTGATAATTATATTCTCATTCCAAGGGATGAAAATTATCGACCAACCTCTAAATATAGCTCTTATAGCAGTACCACTTATACTTCAAACCTTCCTTATATTTGCTATAACCTTTGGCATGGCATACCTTGCTAAGCTACCTTATTCTATAGCTGCTCCATGTGGAATGATAGGAGCATCTAACTTCTTCGAATTATCCGTAGCTGTTGCTATCTCACTATTTGGCCTATCATCTGGTGCAACCCTTGCAACTGTGGTAGGAGTTTTGGTAGAGGTACCGGTAATGCTGCTTTTAGTAAGAATAGCAAACTCAATGAAACATAGGTTTAAGAGATAAGTATATAAATGTTTTTTAAGTTTTTTATAAGAATCAGTCTTAGTTATACTAGGACTGATTTTTATAATTGGCTATTATTTATTTACATAGATAAGTTGGATTTTTATATCTACTTGTCTCCATGGATAGTGGATCTCGCAGTTTCCTTCTGTAGAGATGGCGTAACTTCTGTTTGAGTTTATCTCAAGTATATACCTTGTTGTTTTAAAATCAGTAAGTGTGAGAGACCTCTCCGCTTCGATCGAGGTAAGGGAGGAGGAAGGTCGAAGCAAGGGAAGAAGAGAGAAAACTTCGTTTTTTTTCACTATCCTAGTGCCGAGCGTAGTCGAGATATCTCTTATCACATACTATGTTTTTATTAAAAATTCCTCTTTCAGCCAGCTCGAAAAAAGCCCGTCCGGCTTTGAGAGGACTAAGTGAGAGGTCTACAGCGTAAAAAGCCTTTTTTAATTTGTGATTTGTTTTTATTTTCCTTTATTTTCCAAGAAATTTTGGCAAATCTTTTAGTCTTCTTTGTTTTGATTTTGACTAAGAAGAAATAAGGATATTTTCTAAATTATTCTAGAATAATCCAAATTTTTCCCATCTCCCCTTATATTTCTCTTAATTTTATGTTAAAATATATATAAGTGTAAACGTTAACTTATGGGTTGACTATAAACGTGATATGTTACATGTTATAACTTTAGGAGTTAGGATGAGTATTTTACTTAAAAATGCAAAGATTATAGAAGAAGGAGATTACGTCCTTCGTGATATTTATATAGATGATGAGAAGATAAGTGAGATCAGTGACGATATTAATCGAAGTGCCGATAGGGTGATCGATTGTAAGAATCTCCTTACCTTGCCTGGTGGGGTGGATGTCCATACACATTTGTCTCTGGATTTGGGTAAATTTATTTCGATTGATGATTTCTATACTGGAACTAGGGCGGCAAGCTTCGGCGGGACTACTTCTATTGTAGATCATATAGCCTTTGGTCCAAGAGATTCTCTTGTGGGGGAGATGATCGACAAGTATCACAAGATGGCAGAAGGAGCTGCTGTGATTGATTATTCTTTCCATGGAGCTATACAAAAGGCAAGTGATGCCATTCTTGATGAGATGGAAGAGCTTTTTGATGAAGGGATTGTTTCTACTAAGATTTATACGACTTATGGAGGCAAGCTCGATGATGATAAGATGCTTAAGGTTCTTAGAAAAGCTAAGGAGACTGGAACGGTAGTTTGTGTTCATTGTGAAAACGATGGCATGATAGCTGAGCTTAGGAAAGAGGCGGAAGAGGCTAAGAATCTCGCTCCAATTTTTCACGCCAAGACTAGACCTTCCGAAGCAGAAGCAGAAGCTATTAATAGGCTTATTTATTTAAGCGAGCTTGCTGGTTTTCCTAAACTTTATATAGTCCACACTTCTTCAAAGCTAGGCCTTGAAGAGATTAGAAATGCGAGAAAACGTGGAGTGGAGAACCTCTACTGCGAGACTTGTACCCAATATTTGACCTATACGGACAAGAAGTATGAGGAAGGCGGCCCAAGCGAAGGGGTCAAATACATTTGTGCTCCTCCTCTTAGGAAAGATACGGATGTAGAAGCCTTGTGGGAGGGAGTAGCTGATGGGACTGTTGATGTGATCGCAACTGATCACTGTCCTTTCTATTACGAAAGCGAGAAGCTTCCTTACAAGGATGATTTCCTAAATGCTCCTGGAGGGATTCCAGGAATCGAGGAGAGGATGGAAGTTGTCCTTACAGAGGGAATCCGCAGGGGGATCAAGCCAGGAAGGTTAGTGGACTTACTTTGTACAAATCCTAGCGAGATTTTCGGTCTTTCTTATAAGAAAGGAAGTATCGAAGTCGATAAGGATGCGGACCTTGTTGTATTTGATAAGAAGACTTACACGATTAGCCAGGAAAATAGGCATTCTGCTTGCGATTATACGACCTATGAGGGCTTTGAGTCTGACTTTAAGGTAAAGCTTGTTATAGCAAGGGGTCAAGTGATTTTGGAAGATGGTAAGAACTACGGCGAGAGGGGCCGAGGGAAATTTATAGATAGAAAGTTTATTTAGGTGAATTATGACAAATATATTGGTAGGAGATAGGATTAAGGATACAGATCCTATAATTGTTAAGATAAATGGCAAAAAATACGAGACCTATGAGGATAAGACTCTTCTTAGGTTTTTGCGTGATGACTTACATATTACATCAGTGAAGGACGGTTGTTCCCAAGGTGCTTGCGGAACTTGTACTGTCCTTGTTGGAGATAGCAAGAAGCTTTCTTGTACCCAGAAGCTTTCTAAGCTTAAGGATGAGGAAATCCTTACCATAGAGGGACTTACAGAACTTGAGAAGAAGGCCTTTGTCCATGCCTTCTCTAAGGCAGGAGCGGTCCAATGCGGTTTTTGTACACCAGGCATGGTGATGAGCGGGGCTGCTATCATTAGAAAGAATCCAAATCCTAGCGAGGATGAGATAAAGGCAGGCATCAAGCAAAATATCTGTAGATGTACAGGATATGTCAAAATCATCGAGGGTATTAAGCTTGCTTCAGAAATCATAAATGGCAATATCGAAATTACTACAGATGAAAAGGATAGGGTTAAGGTTGGAGATGAATTTATAAGAATCGATGCCCACGACAAGGTCTTAGGTATAGGCGAATATGTCGATGATATGATCTTTGATGATATGAAAGTAGGATCTGCTATTAGGAGTAAGTTCCCAAGAGCCAAGGTCCTTAAGATAGATACGACTAAGGCGGAGGCCCTTCCTGGAGTAATAGGAGTCCTAACTGCTGAAGATGTGCCAAACAACAAGGTAGGCCATATCTTCCAAGATTGGGATGTCTTTATTGAAGAGGGGGATATCACAAGATATGAAGGAGATGCACTTTGTCTTGTGGTTGCGGAGAATGATAAGGTCCTTGCTGAGGCTAAAAAATTAGTTGAAGTAGAATACGAAGAGCTAGAGCCAATTTCTTCTATCGAAGAAGCAGAAAATCCAGAAGCTCCTTTCATCCATCCTACAGGTAATATCTGCCAAGAAAGACACGTCAGCCGTGGTAATGCGGAAGAAGCCTTCAAGAAGTGTAAGTATATAGTAGAAGAGACCTACACGACTCCTTTTACCGAGCATGCCTTCCTCGAGCCAGAATGTGCAATTGCTGAGCCAATGGGAGATGGGGTAAAGATCTATACCACAGACCAATCGGTTTATGATACTAGAAAAGAGACCCTTATAATGTTTGGCTGGGAAGATCAGCCAGAAAGAGTTGTGGTAGAAAATAAGCTAATTGGCGGAGCCTTTGGTGGTAAGGAAGACGTATCTTGCCAGCATCTTGCAGCTCTTGCAGCTTACAAATTTAAGGAAAGGGTCAAGATTAAGTTTAGTCGTGACGAATCCTTGAAGTTCCATCCGAAAAGACACCCAATGGTTGGAATCTTCAAGCTAGGTTGTGACGAAGAGGGAAACTTCCTTGCTATGAAGGCTACGATTAAGATGGACACAGGAGCCTACGCTTCCCTTTGTGGACCAGTTCTTGAGCGTGCTTGTACCCACTCTGTAGGACCTTATCATTACGAAAACACCGAAATTGATGGCTATGGATATTATACGAACAACCCTCCAGCAGGAGCCTTCAGAGGCTTTGGAGTTTGCCAATCGAACTTTGCCTTCGAGAGCAATATCAATCTCTTGGCAGAAAAGGTAGGCATTTCTCCTTGGGAAATAAGATACAAAAATGCCATTAGACCTGGCGAGGTCCTTCCTAATGGACAGATTGCAGACTCTTCTACAGCCCTTGTCGAAACTCTAGAGGCAGCTAAGAAAATCTTTGAAGAAAACGAAGACAGGGCTGGTATTGCTTGCGCTATGAAAAACGCTGGAGTTGGTGTAGGCCTTCCTGATAAGGGTAGGGCCAAGATTGTTGTTGAAGATGGATTAGTGAGAGTATATTGTGCGGCAAGTGATTTGGGCCAAGGAGCACAAACTGTCTTTAAGCAAATGGTCCTAGACATATTAGGTCTACGTCCAGATCAAGTTGAGATCATCCATCCAAACTCAGCTAACTCACCAGATTCCGGTACATCATCAGGATCTCGTCAGACCTTGATCTCTGGTGAAGCCATAAAGAAAGTTTCTGAAAAGCTTAAGAAGGACTTAGACGATGCTAATGATATAAGGGACCTTAATGGCAGGGAATATTTCCATGAATATTTCGATCCTACAGATCCACTGGGCTCAGAAAAGGAAAATCCAGTAAGCCACATCGCTTACGGTTTTTCTACAAATGTGGTAATATTAAATGATGACGGGACTATTAGAAAAGTCTTTGCCGCAACTGATGCTGGCAAGGTCATAAATCCTAAGGCAATCGAAGGTCAGCTTGAGGGAGGAATTGTAATGGGTCTAGGCTACGCCCTTACAGAAAACTTCAAGCTAGATAGATCCAAGGTTAAGGCCAAATACGGAACGCTTGGCCTTTGGAGAGCGCCAATGATTCCAGAAATAGAGACTGTCTTTGTAAGTAAGCCAGACGATGAATTACTAGATAGGGCCTTTGGTGCCAAGGGAGTAGGAGAGATCGCTACAATTCCAATTGCTCCAGCAGCCCAAGGAGCCTATTACAAGCTTGACGGAGTCCTAAGACGCGATTTCCCAATGGTTGATACGGCTTATAGCAAGCCAAGGAAGAAATTTGATGCTTAAAATAGAAGAAATATTTGATATTCAAAGAAATGATATAATTTCAATAACAGGATCTGGGGGCAAGACGAGTCTAATGACTTATCTTGCCCTTAGCTTGTCCAAAAAGGGTAGGGTCCTTATGACGACTTCAACTAAAATCGCCCTTCCTAAAGATCCAAGCTATAGGACCTATACTTCCTTTGATTCTTATGTAAATAATAAGTCAGAGAGGATAGTATGTTTGGGAGAGGAAGTTTCAGGCAAGGGGAAGCTAAAAAGCCTGGGATGTGATAATCTTAAGAAAGTTCTTGATGATTTTGATTATGTCTTGATAGAAGCAGACGGTTGTAGGAATCTTCCTCTTAAGTTTTGGTATGATTACGAGCCTGTAATCTATGACTTTACGACAAAAGTTATAGGGGTTTTGCCTATTAAAATCATTGGACGTGAGCTTAAGGAAGATTTTACTTATAATTATAAGGGCTTTTCAAAAAATATAGGGACTGGTATCATAGATTCTAAGATGATAAGAAGACTAATCGCTTATGATAAGGGCTTCTACAAGGGATTTGATGGAGGGAAATATTTTTTCCTAAACCAGGTAGAAAGCGAGAAGGACTTTGCAAATGTCCGAAAGATCAGGGAGGATTTTGATTTTCCTGATATTAAATTATCCTATGGATCGATCAAGGAGGGAAAGTTTTATGAAAATTAATGCTATACTAATGGCCTCAGGCCTATCTAGAAGGATGGGAGAAAACAAACTGATGCTAGAATTTAAGGGAAAGAAAATCTACGAACATACTCTAGATCTCTTGGAGGAAGTCGGATTTGATGAGGTTATAGTTGCCACTTCCTACGATGAGATCCTAGAAGATGCAAGGTCTAGAGGCTTTGTGGCTATTTGTAATACTGATAATGAGATCGGCAAATCTTCATCAATAAAACTCGGTGTAAGGGAGACTGATGAAGATGCCAACATGATGTTTTTTGTGGCAGATCAGCCCCTTCTTAGGAAAGAAACTTGCGACAAACTAATCGAATCCTTTAAGGAAACTAAGCTTATGACCTATCCTGTCGTAGGGATGAGAAGGGGAGCGCCAGTGATCTTTCCTGCTAGCTACAGGGATAAGCTTTTAAGCCTTGAAGCCGACCAGGGAGGCATGATCTTCGCCAAAGACGGTAAGACTAACAAGGTCCCAATAGAAAACGAATACGAACTATTGGATATTGATACCATAGAAGCCTACGAGAATTTAAGGCGTGATCATGAATAAGAATCT contains:
- a CDS encoding ArsR/SmtB family transcription factor — encoded protein: MSVDYENLSKKLRVISDPKRLKIIDMLSCDELCACEILEKFDITQPTLSYDMRKLEEAGLVTSRREGKNTFYSLDKESLDEIEDSLKLIFHIQDDCICKE
- the yqeC gene encoding selenium cofactor biosynthesis protein YqeC, whose translation is MLKIEEIFDIQRNDIISITGSGGKTSLMTYLALSLSKKGRVLMTTSTKIALPKDPSYRTYTSFDSYVNNKSERIVCLGEEVSGKGKLKSLGCDNLKKVLDDFDYVLIEADGCRNLPLKFWYDYEPVIYDFTTKVIGVLPIKIIGRELKEDFTYNYKGFSKNIGTGIIDSKMIRRLIAYDKGFYKGFDGGKYFFLNQVESEKDFANVRKIREDFDFPDIKLSYGSIKEGKFYEN
- a CDS encoding arsenate reductase ArsC, which gives rise to MTEKTKVAFICVHNSCRSQIAEALGKKFDGDKIDFYSAGTELVPQINQDAVRLMKEIHGIDMEESQYSKLIDDLPEVDYVISMGCNVVCPFLPFKYKKYDWGIEDPTGKSDEEFVKVIDEIEGKLKDLISEIDEELA
- the hydA gene encoding dihydropyrimidinase, with product MSILLKNAKIIEEGDYVLRDIYIDDEKISEISDDINRSADRVIDCKNLLTLPGGVDVHTHLSLDLGKFISIDDFYTGTRAASFGGTTSIVDHIAFGPRDSLVGEMIDKYHKMAEGAAVIDYSFHGAIQKASDAILDEMEELFDEGIVSTKIYTTYGGKLDDDKMLKVLRKAKETGTVVCVHCENDGMIAELRKEAEEAKNLAPIFHAKTRPSEAEAEAINRLIYLSELAGFPKLYIVHTSSKLGLEEIRNARKRGVENLYCETCTQYLTYTDKKYEEGGPSEGVKYICAPPLRKDTDVEALWEGVADGTVDVIATDHCPFYYESEKLPYKDDFLNAPGGIPGIEERMEVVLTEGIRRGIKPGRLVDLLCTNPSEIFGLSYKKGSIEVDKDADLVVFDKKTYTISQENRHSACDYTTYEGFESDFKVKLVIARGQVILEDGKNYGERGRGKFIDRKFI
- the arsD gene encoding arsenite efflux transporter metallochaperone ArsD, giving the protein MKKMYIYEGPMCCSTGVCGPSPDEELMRVSSLVDKLTKSGASIERYNLTNNTNEFVENKTINSLLEEKGEDILPVVIVDDEVVMTGKYPSNEEFYEMLFLADEAKEETDSDSGSCCSGGGCCC
- the arsA gene encoding arsenical pump-driving ATPase translates to MKQFDIKEIDLTKYLFFTGKGGVGKTSTACASAISLADEGNEVLLISTDPASNLQDVFETELDNKGVRIEGVDGLTVANLDPIEAANEYKESVVGPYRGKLPKSVIENMEEQLSGSCTVEIAAFNEFSKFITDADLKDKYDYIIFDTAPTGHTLRMLQLPSAWTSFISESTHGASCLGQLSGLEDEKETYKYAVDTLADGKLTSLVLVARPEETPLLEANRASYELAELGINNQILIINGLLSGHDDEVSEAFYKKQKESLDKMPEGIKDLKTFFIPLRGYNLNSIENLRSLLVEDKENTSDVDLNIGEIPRLKDIIDDLYKNKKKVIFTMGKGGVGKTTMASAIAKGLTAKGEKVHLTTTDPANHLTGMIREDDLLTISHIDEEEELKKYQEEVLENARKTMSDEDLEYIKEDLRSPCTQEIAVFRAFADVVDRADDEIVVIDTAPTGHTLLLLDSTESYNKEIEKNQGNVPESAKKLLPRLKNSDETEVLIVTLAEPTPFYESQRLEEDLKRAGIYSKWWIINSSIYKTGSRNKTLQAKANSEIEWIKKIDDRTDGNFTIIPWSSDEIKGSSLDKLIK
- the arsB gene encoding ACR3 family arsenite efflux transporter yields the protein MKKQEDISFFERNLTFWVLICMVIGVLIGRFIPAIPETLGEFEFYNVSIPTTILLWIMIYPMMLKIDFNSIKNIKNNPKGLFITWIANWIIKPFTMYLIARLFFFGIYKNIISGDLASEYLAGAVLLGAAPCTAMVFVWSKLTRGNSAYTLVQVASNDLILLLAYIPIVSFLLKRGNINIPWGTLLLSIVLFIVVPLIFSILTRRRVIKNKGEDYLNNVFIPSFDKYTMVGLLLTLIIIFSFQGMKIIDQPLNIALIAVPLILQTFLIFAITFGMAYLAKLPYSIAAPCGMIGASNFFELSVAVAISLFGLSSGATLATVVGVLVEVPVMLLLVRIANSMKHRFKR
- a CDS encoding nucleotidyltransferase family protein, which gives rise to MKINAILMASGLSRRMGENKLMLEFKGKKIYEHTLDLLEEVGFDEVIVATSYDEILEDARSRGFVAICNTDNEIGKSSSIKLGVRETDEDANMMFFVADQPLLRKETCDKLIESFKETKLMTYPVVGMRRGAPVIFPASYRDKLLSLEADQGGMIFAKDGKTNKVPIENEYELLDIDTIEAYENLRRDHE
- the xdh gene encoding selenium-dependent xanthine dehydrogenase yields the protein MTNILVGDRIKDTDPIIVKINGKKYETYEDKTLLRFLRDDLHITSVKDGCSQGACGTCTVLVGDSKKLSCTQKLSKLKDEEILTIEGLTELEKKAFVHAFSKAGAVQCGFCTPGMVMSGAAIIRKNPNPSEDEIKAGIKQNICRCTGYVKIIEGIKLASEIINGNIEITTDEKDRVKVGDEFIRIDAHDKVLGIGEYVDDMIFDDMKVGSAIRSKFPRAKVLKIDTTKAEALPGVIGVLTAEDVPNNKVGHIFQDWDVFIEEGDITRYEGDALCLVVAENDKVLAEAKKLVEVEYEELEPISSIEEAENPEAPFIHPTGNICQERHVSRGNAEEAFKKCKYIVEETYTTPFTEHAFLEPECAIAEPMGDGVKIYTTDQSVYDTRKETLIMFGWEDQPERVVVENKLIGGAFGGKEDVSCQHLAALAAYKFKERVKIKFSRDESLKFHPKRHPMVGIFKLGCDEEGNFLAMKATIKMDTGAYASLCGPVLERACTHSVGPYHYENTEIDGYGYYTNNPPAGAFRGFGVCQSNFAFESNINLLAEKVGISPWEIRYKNAIRPGEVLPNGQIADSSTALVETLEAAKKIFEENEDRAGIACAMKNAGVGVGLPDKGRAKIVVEDGLVRVYCAASDLGQGAQTVFKQMVLDILGLRPDQVEIIHPNSANSPDSGTSSGSRQTLISGEAIKKVSEKLKKDLDDANDIRDLNGREYFHEYFDPTDPLGSEKENPVSHIAYGFSTNVVILNDDGTIRKVFAATDAGKVINPKAIEGQLEGGIVMGLGYALTENFKLDRSKVKAKYGTLGLWRAPMIPEIETVFVSKPDDELLDRAFGAKGVGEIATIPIAPAAQGAYYKLDGVLRRDFPMVDTAYSKPRKKFDA